A part of Rhodohalobacter barkolensis genomic DNA contains:
- a CDS encoding aminotransferase class I/II-fold pyridoxal phosphate-dependent enzyme — MDLFDKLESRPGPLGEFTSDGYGYYTFPKLEGPIGPEMKFNGNDVVVWSVNDYLSVGNHPHIREVDKNAAEKYGLSAPMGARLMTGNSDEHEALERELADFVHKPEALLLNYGYQGIMSVIHALVDRNDFLIYDELSHACIVDGKQLAMAEKSVFKHNNLESLEKQLKRASGKMKPNSSILVVTEGVFGMTGDLGKLKEIIALKEKYPFRLLVDDAHGFGTLGEDGSGAGTQLGCHEGIDIYFGTFAKAVALIGAFVAAEPRVIEFLKANTRSQIFAKSLPMPIVVSARERIKLIRQNPQWRDQLWENTRKLRTGLIDLGYNVLPSESPVTPVLTEGSTELAQTIMREMREEHGIFVSGVAYPVVPKGVVLLRLIPMAGHTDEHIQKTLNAFEAIKPIVFKEVDEAVTAE; from the coding sequence ATGGATCTATTTGACAAATTAGAAAGTCGCCCGGGACCCCTTGGAGAATTTACATCAGACGGTTACGGTTATTACACATTTCCAAAACTTGAAGGTCCCATTGGTCCGGAAATGAAATTTAACGGTAATGACGTAGTGGTTTGGAGCGTAAATGACTACCTGAGTGTTGGGAATCATCCGCATATCCGGGAGGTGGACAAAAATGCCGCAGAGAAATATGGCCTGAGTGCCCCAATGGGTGCCCGATTGATGACCGGGAATTCTGATGAACATGAAGCCCTTGAACGTGAACTGGCCGATTTTGTTCACAAACCAGAAGCTCTGTTGCTGAACTATGGCTATCAGGGTATCATGAGTGTAATTCACGCGCTGGTTGACCGAAATGATTTTTTGATTTATGATGAACTGAGCCACGCCTGTATTGTTGATGGAAAGCAGCTGGCCATGGCTGAGAAATCCGTTTTTAAGCATAACAACCTGGAAAGTCTTGAAAAGCAGCTGAAGCGCGCATCCGGTAAAATGAAGCCTAACTCTTCTATTCTCGTTGTGACGGAGGGCGTATTTGGTATGACCGGAGATCTCGGAAAACTGAAGGAGATCATCGCTCTCAAAGAGAAATACCCATTCAGACTCCTTGTTGATGATGCTCACGGTTTTGGAACATTGGGAGAAGATGGATCGGGTGCAGGAACACAACTCGGTTGCCACGAGGGAATTGATATCTATTTTGGCACATTTGCAAAAGCTGTGGCACTGATTGGTGCGTTCGTTGCTGCTGAACCCAGAGTAATCGAGTTTCTCAAAGCCAATACAAGAAGTCAGATTTTTGCAAAATCACTTCCTATGCCGATTGTGGTTTCTGCTCGTGAACGAATTAAACTGATTCGTCAGAATCCACAGTGGCGCGATCAATTGTGGGAAAACACACGAAAACTTCGAACTGGGCTGATAGACTTGGGATATAATGTGCTGCCGTCAGAGAGCCCGGTTACGCCTGTTTTAACGGAGGGCAGTACAGAACTGGCTCAAACGATCATGCGGGAAATGCGTGAAGAGCACGGAATATTTGTTAGCGGTGTAGCCTACCCCGTTGTTCCAAAAGGTGTTGTTCTCCTTCGGTTGATTCCAATGGCAGGCCATACCGATGAACATATTCAGAAAACCCTGAATGCATTTGAAGCGATTAAACCTATTGTATTTAAAGAGGTTGATGAAGCTGTAACTGCTGAATAA
- a CDS encoding aldo/keto reductase produces the protein MSLIKKKIHPNGPEMSHLIAGMMRLNDWNLTITQRIDFIEKCIDLGITTFDHADIYGAYTNEKLFGEALKERPDLRDQIEMISKCGICLTTENRAAHKIKHYDTTPDHINSSVEKSLQNLQTDYLDLLLIHRPDPLMDAAELADCLMNLISDGKILHIGVSNFTTAQYELLQSKLDVPLVTNQIEFSLLHLNPIYDGTFDQAQKLNFSPMIWSPFAGGRIFHEESGVAGRVRHHLEEMHQKYQADIDQIALAWLMTHPSNPLPVLGTGNVDRLKSAVSATEINLDRQDWFKLLKASRGHDVA, from the coding sequence ATGAGCTTAATCAAAAAGAAAATTCACCCGAATGGGCCCGAAATGTCTCATCTGATAGCCGGAATGATGAGACTTAATGACTGGAATTTAACTATCACGCAAAGAATTGACTTTATTGAAAAGTGCATTGATTTGGGAATCACCACTTTTGATCATGCTGATATTTACGGCGCTTATACTAATGAAAAGTTATTTGGCGAGGCACTGAAAGAGAGGCCGGATTTAAGAGATCAAATTGAAATGATATCGAAATGTGGAATTTGTCTCACTACAGAAAACAGGGCCGCTCACAAAATTAAACATTATGATACTACTCCGGATCATATAAACTCCAGCGTTGAAAAGTCCCTTCAAAATCTTCAAACCGATTATTTGGATCTTCTGTTGATCCATCGGCCCGATCCACTCATGGATGCAGCTGAATTAGCAGACTGTTTGATGAATTTAATCTCCGATGGAAAAATTCTCCATATTGGCGTCTCTAATTTTACTACTGCTCAATACGAATTATTGCAGTCTAAGCTGGATGTTCCGCTGGTGACCAACCAGATTGAATTTTCACTGCTACACCTCAACCCAATATATGACGGTACTTTCGATCAAGCTCAAAAACTGAACTTTTCTCCTATGATCTGGTCTCCTTTTGCAGGCGGCCGAATATTTCATGAAGAGTCGGGAGTTGCCGGACGGGTAAGACACCATTTGGAGGAAATGCACCAAAAATATCAAGCCGATATTGATCAGATCGCCTTGGCGTGGTTGATGACACACCCATCAAACCCATTACCGGTATTAGGAACCGGAAATGTTGACAGGTTAAAATCTGCGGTTTCAGCAACAGAAATAAATCTGGACAGACAAGACTGGTTCAAACTGCTGAAAGCCTCCAGAGGGCATGATGTTGCCTGA
- a CDS encoding diacylglycerol/lipid kinase family protein — protein sequence MKKSRSSICFLINPAAGRKDPEILTGLIQQEAEARWDSSEVIIIQPSQSVAELAKLKAEKFDIVVACGGDGTVNSVVNGLAETEATMGVLPIGTGNDFAKAIHVKRSLTKSFEILEKGKVEAVDLIHYSGDREGWSANTLGIGLDGLANFYSRSYKWLTGPIVYMLGAIKAAWVFRGCDIRLKTDDKETTEKFLMLTVCNGKWEGGKFYLAPEAILTDGFANFVTIKKIPFLKILFYLPFFRWGPRKWMKELNTELSRHIEIKSSCELSVHADGEHVGSNIKNLMIKIEPGKLRVITGY from the coding sequence ATGAAAAAAAGCCGCTCATCCATCTGTTTTCTAATCAATCCTGCTGCTGGACGAAAAGACCCTGAAATTCTTACCGGGTTGATTCAACAAGAAGCGGAAGCACGGTGGGATTCTTCTGAAGTGATTATCATTCAACCATCGCAATCTGTAGCAGAACTTGCTAAACTTAAAGCTGAAAAATTTGATATCGTTGTAGCCTGCGGTGGAGACGGAACGGTTAATAGTGTGGTAAACGGATTAGCTGAAACGGAGGCTACAATGGGCGTTCTACCTATCGGAACCGGTAATGATTTTGCAAAGGCCATTCACGTTAAACGCTCACTAACTAAAAGTTTTGAAATTTTAGAAAAGGGAAAAGTTGAGGCTGTAGATTTGATCCACTATTCCGGTGACCGTGAAGGCTGGAGCGCCAATACGTTAGGAATAGGCCTGGACGGTCTTGCCAATTTTTATTCCAGATCATACAAATGGCTCACCGGCCCTATCGTGTATATGTTGGGAGCCATTAAAGCCGCCTGGGTTTTCAGAGGATGTGACATCCGTTTAAAAACAGACGATAAAGAAACCACTGAGAAGTTTTTAATGCTTACCGTCTGTAACGGGAAATGGGAAGGCGGAAAGTTTTATCTGGCGCCGGAAGCCATCCTCACGGATGGTTTCGCAAATTTTGTAACCATAAAAAAAATACCTTTCCTGAAGATCCTGTTCTATCTCCCTTTTTTCAGATGGGGACCACGAAAATGGATGAAAGAGCTTAATACCGAACTCTCCCGGCATATCGAAATAAAAAGCAGTTGTGAACTATCAGTTCATGCAGATGGAGAACATGTTGGGTCGAATATTAAAAACCTGATGATAAAAATCGAACCCGGTAAATTGAGAGTCATTACCGGTTACTGA
- a CDS encoding DsbA family protein — protein sequence MNSKITLVYVYDPLCGWCYSFQPVMHKLAERFKDQLTIRVVPGGLAIDENAQPISEGYKNLRSSLDMIKNKTGATFGEPFVQLVDEGSYIYDSTPGCKAQNTVNRLAPGQSLAFAEALQNAFFREGKNLNKLETFLSILKDFPVDPAEFEAVYTSDEIEKFTRDQFKWVQQNNASAFPALLLEIGNETGLMSKGYRPYDTLESHLHHLIRNIERMNG from the coding sequence ATGAACAGTAAAATCACCCTGGTTTACGTTTACGATCCGCTTTGCGGTTGGTGTTACAGTTTCCAGCCGGTCATGCATAAATTGGCTGAACGATTCAAAGATCAGCTCACCATTCGGGTTGTACCCGGTGGCCTTGCCATCGATGAAAACGCACAACCCATTTCTGAGGGATATAAAAATCTCCGGAGTTCGCTGGATATGATTAAAAATAAAACCGGTGCAACGTTTGGCGAACCCTTTGTTCAGCTCGTGGATGAAGGAAGCTACATCTACGACTCTACACCCGGTTGTAAAGCACAAAATACCGTAAATCGACTTGCTCCTGGGCAATCACTGGCGTTTGCAGAAGCGTTGCAGAATGCTTTTTTCAGGGAAGGAAAAAATCTCAATAAGTTGGAGACTTTTTTATCAATCCTGAAAGATTTCCCCGTTGATCCAGCTGAATTTGAAGCTGTATATACGAGTGATGAAATTGAGAAATTCACGCGAGATCAATTCAAGTGGGTTCAACAAAACAATGCCTCGGCGTTTCCGGCACTGCTGCTCGAAATTGGCAACGAAACCGGTTTGATGTCGAAAGGATACCGGCCGTATGATACTCTTGAATCTCATCTTCATCATTTGATCCGCAACATTGAGAGAATGAATGGATAA
- a CDS encoding cation:proton antiporter family protein codes for MDIIWIGVAFLLGFAASRIHLPPLVGYLAAGLTLAAFGYESGDMLKEISHLGVLFLLFTVGLHIRLKNILRYDILGIGLTHLIISTAIFTPITLFFGYGLEAAIIISIALGFSSTVLTAKNLERRNELGALYGRAAIGILIIQDLIAIGIIAYTGGGVPSIWGLSALALPLFRPLLINLLGVIRDDEVWMLFGLALALGGASLFEFFNLSGELGALAAGMLLASDERADQIGKKMWGVKEAFLVGFFMDVGLTGFPSFSDYYFIIVILLILPVKAILFYFLFMQFKFRARTGFLASISLTAYSEFTLIAGVVASQNGYIPESVMVILGLIVAISYAINAPITINEEKIWKRWQDFLLKFEREGRHPEHQTVSLGSAEFLIIGMGNAGRAAYDKLKEQGKPVVGMDIDPDRIERNLEAGRRVVYGDIQDTDLWTNIDLSDIRSVMIAMGNQTVKENATRTLRKAGFSGLIYVLTMREEEAEIMQRAGASAVSIPIKEAGERLAELSAESSEVPTQIDLKVKDPKDDEQ; via the coding sequence ATGGATATAATCTGGATTGGAGTCGCATTTCTTCTCGGATTTGCTGCATCAAGAATACATCTTCCACCGCTTGTAGGATATCTGGCGGCCGGTTTAACACTTGCAGCATTCGGATATGAAAGCGGGGATATGCTTAAAGAGATCTCTCACCTGGGAGTTCTTTTTCTGTTATTTACTGTGGGACTTCACATCCGATTGAAGAATATTCTCCGATATGACATCCTGGGTATTGGGTTAACCCACTTGATTATATCAACGGCTATTTTCACTCCCATCACTCTCTTTTTTGGATATGGACTGGAAGCAGCCATTATCATCTCTATTGCACTGGGATTTTCCAGTACCGTATTAACCGCGAAAAACCTGGAACGCCGTAATGAGCTTGGAGCTCTCTACGGTAGAGCTGCTATCGGTATTCTGATTATACAGGACCTGATTGCCATTGGTATTATTGCGTACACGGGTGGAGGAGTGCCATCCATCTGGGGTCTCTCAGCTCTAGCACTTCCTCTGTTTCGTCCTCTATTAATTAATCTGCTGGGCGTTATTCGCGACGATGAAGTCTGGATGCTCTTTGGGTTGGCACTGGCACTTGGAGGAGCTTCACTTTTTGAATTCTTTAACCTTTCCGGCGAACTTGGAGCCCTGGCCGCCGGTATGCTGCTGGCATCTGATGAGCGGGCCGATCAAATTGGGAAAAAGATGTGGGGCGTAAAAGAGGCATTCCTGGTCGGCTTTTTCATGGATGTGGGACTCACCGGATTTCCCTCATTCTCCGATTACTACTTCATCATCGTAATACTGCTGATTCTCCCGGTTAAGGCCATTTTGTTCTACTTCTTATTCATGCAGTTTAAATTCCGGGCACGAACCGGCTTTCTGGCATCCATTTCACTAACAGCCTACAGTGAGTTCACTCTTATTGCCGGCGTTGTGGCGAGCCAAAACGGTTATATACCGGAATCCGTCATGGTTATATTGGGTTTGATTGTCGCCATTTCATACGCTATTAACGCGCCGATTACAATCAATGAGGAGAAAATTTGGAAGAGGTGGCAGGACTTCCTTCTCAAGTTTGAGAGAGAAGGACGACACCCGGAACATCAAACGGTTTCCCTCGGGTCTGCAGAATTTTTGATTATCGGAATGGGGAATGCCGGACGAGCCGCCTACGACAAACTGAAAGAGCAGGGCAAGCCTGTAGTTGGAATGGATATTGACCCGGATCGAATTGAACGAAACCTGGAAGCCGGCCGGCGGGTAGTATACGGTGATATTCAGGATACAGATCTATGGACCAATATCGATCTGAGTGACATCAGATCCGTAATGATTGCTATGGGCAACCAGACCGTAAAGGAGAATGCTACAAGAACATTGCGAAAAGCCGGATTTAGTGGACTAATTTATGTACTTACCATGCGTGAAGAGGAAGCAGAAATTATGCAAAGAGCAGGTGCTAGTGCCGTATCTATCCCGATTAAAGAGGCAGGAGAACGCCTGGCAGAGCTAAGCGCAGAGAGCAGTGAAGTTCCAACTCAAATAGATCTAAAGGTGAAAGACCCAAAAGACGATGAACAGTAA
- a CDS encoding alpha/beta hydrolase, with protein MFKASSQNPFEGPHQKSKTVTAGVKPEQADGAIVMIHGRGATAESIIPFAYELDADNFHLIAPQASGNTWYPYSFMAPSNQNEPGISSGLQTIFNIVSELEEKGISKEKIVILGFSQGACLTTEFVARHPARYGGLIAFSGGMIGNGDTVNPDNYNGSLEGTPYFVGCSDNDVHIPVERVEESVEVMKKMGATVNKKIYPAMGHTIIRDEIEEAQKIIDAVKNS; from the coding sequence ATGTTTAAAGCAAGTTCACAAAATCCATTTGAAGGACCGCATCAAAAGAGTAAAACAGTAACGGCCGGGGTGAAACCTGAACAAGCAGATGGAGCCATCGTAATGATTCATGGCAGAGGTGCTACTGCAGAGAGTATCATCCCGTTCGCATATGAGCTTGATGCGGATAACTTTCATTTAATTGCACCACAGGCATCAGGCAATACGTGGTATCCCTACTCTTTCATGGCTCCATCCAATCAAAACGAACCGGGAATCTCATCAGGTCTACAGACAATTTTCAACATTGTATCTGAATTAGAGGAGAAGGGAATTTCAAAAGAGAAAATTGTTATCCTGGGATTCTCTCAGGGCGCCTGCCTGACCACAGAGTTTGTGGCTCGTCATCCGGCCAGATATGGTGGACTCATCGCTTTCAGTGGCGGTATGATTGGTAACGGTGACACTGTTAATCCGGACAACTACAACGGATCCCTTGAAGGCACCCCCTATTTTGTCGGTTGTTCAGACAATGACGTACACATTCCGGTGGAACGCGTTGAAGAGAGTGTGGAAGTAATGAAAAAAATGGGTGCAACCGTCAACAAAAAAATCTATCCCGCCATGGGGCACACCATCATTCGGGATGAAATTGAAGAGGCACAAAAAATAATTGATGCCGTCAAAAACAGTTAA
- a CDS encoding ring-cleaving dioxygenase, giving the protein MAESIKGLHHITAVSGPPQENFNFYRNKLGLRFIKKTINFDDPFTYHLYYGNHNAEPGSAITFFPWEHVVDGQPNKGEATAVQYAVPGKSLSYWLERFKKLNIETGDIFTHFGFDHLPLADSDGMKIELVADPKVNNNETKGYGGVEDKHAIRGFFGTTLSLPDIGRTGELLAEMGWKSNGEENELTRYSSEPENNLGRYVDLKAEPGLNGRFGKGSIHHIAFRVPDDKAQAEWREKIRKMGFQITPVKNRDYFRSIYFREPGGVLFEIATDIPGFDTDEPFDQLGGNLKIPAWHEKHREEIEARLPELKTD; this is encoded by the coding sequence ATGGCAGAATCAATCAAAGGTCTCCATCATATCACTGCGGTTTCAGGTCCGCCTCAAGAAAATTTCAACTTCTATAGAAATAAGTTAGGACTTCGATTCATCAAAAAAACCATTAATTTTGATGATCCATTTACCTACCACCTCTATTACGGCAACCACAATGCCGAACCTGGAAGTGCCATTACTTTTTTCCCATGGGAACATGTGGTGGATGGTCAGCCTAATAAAGGTGAAGCTACAGCGGTGCAGTATGCCGTACCGGGAAAATCTCTGAGTTACTGGTTGGAAAGATTCAAAAAACTGAACATCGAGACCGGGGATATTTTCACCCATTTTGGTTTCGACCACCTTCCGCTTGCAGATAGTGACGGGATGAAGATCGAGCTGGTCGCAGATCCTAAAGTCAATAACAATGAAACCAAAGGTTACGGCGGTGTAGAAGACAAACACGCTATTCGCGGTTTCTTCGGCACAACCCTAAGTCTGCCCGATATTGGCCGAACCGGGGAACTGCTAGCTGAGATGGGCTGGAAGAGTAATGGTGAAGAAAATGAACTGACTCGATATTCATCTGAACCCGAAAACAATCTGGGACGTTATGTTGATCTGAAAGCTGAACCGGGTTTAAACGGCCGATTTGGAAAAGGATCGATTCATCACATTGCATTCAGAGTACCTGATGATAAAGCACAGGCTGAATGGAGAGAAAAGATCCGGAAAATGGGATTTCAAATCACACCGGTCAAAAACCGCGACTATTTTCGATCGATCTACTTCCGGGAACCGGGCGGTGTACTGTTTGAAATTGCCACCGACATTCCGGGCTTTGACACGGATGAACCGTTCGATCAGCTTGGGGGAAATCTTAAAATCCCGGCCTGGCATGAAAAACATCGCGAAGAGATTGAAGCACGGCTGCCGGAGTTGAAAACAGATTAA
- a CDS encoding patatin-like phospholipase family protein — MKSSKFDKLGIALGGGAALGAAHVGILRALFEKGIRPEFISGTSIGAFVAAHIAFGTSVKKLEEIALDLDWLDITGFKLSKFGILSNKKLGKSILDQIGKVHIEDADIPLSMISTDITTGKKVVLNKGPLYKGVMASTCLPGVFVPVEWDNMLLVDGVLCENIPVSPLREMGAKDIIAVDLTTNREYKRPDDIVDVLVNTFDIGLNNMIKQQIQDDEIFMIQPKLSAYNKSDTSQTGKLIEEGYEAAMNLLE, encoded by the coding sequence ATGAAAAGCTCAAAATTTGACAAGCTTGGAATAGCACTGGGTGGAGGCGCTGCACTCGGTGCAGCTCATGTGGGTATACTAAGAGCTCTTTTTGAGAAGGGGATCAGGCCGGAATTCATATCAGGGACGAGTATTGGTGCTTTTGTAGCAGCCCATATTGCATTTGGCACGTCTGTAAAAAAACTGGAAGAGATTGCTCTCGATCTGGACTGGCTCGATATAACCGGCTTTAAACTTTCAAAGTTCGGGATATTGAGTAATAAAAAACTAGGTAAGAGTATACTCGATCAGATTGGGAAAGTGCATATAGAAGATGCCGATATCCCTCTGAGCATGATCTCTACTGATATTACGACCGGGAAGAAAGTTGTTTTAAACAAGGGACCACTCTATAAAGGAGTGATGGCCAGTACATGCCTGCCGGGTGTGTTTGTGCCTGTAGAGTGGGATAATATGCTGCTGGTGGATGGTGTGCTGTGCGAAAATATTCCAGTCAGTCCGCTGCGTGAAATGGGAGCCAAAGACATTATTGCCGTGGATTTGACAACCAATAGAGAGTACAAGCGTCCTGACGATATCGTGGATGTATTGGTCAATACGTTTGATATAGGCTTGAACAACATGATCAAACAGCAGATTCAGGATGATGAGATCTTTATGATCCAGCCCAAATTATCCGCATATAATAAAAGCGATACCAGTCAGACAGGGAAATTGATTGAAGAAGGGTATGAAGCTGCAATGAATTTATTGGAGTAA
- a CDS encoding endonuclease/exonuclease/phosphatase family protein, producing MIRFRFTILTILALTLGACSTSEHLSQTAPEIIKWESVATPTWYDDKAHDTISVVTWNIEHFVDKFDSPYIDNDRENNPPEDMDERRELFAEAIKKMDADIVVLQEVESAAYMQVFAEQHFPDLNYRYFTGRESNDWYMNVVVMSRIPLGMLYSYANPDSYIVDIMDDDGQVQRQNFTNNRMLSVDVLVNPDYSFLLTGLHLKAGRGERNENWRIGQIDLLRDHFEYLTTVHPDMRFLIAGDLNILPGDREFLHLLGDDDSPIFIDPLSDVDSFTHTSDNPVRQLDHLLPNEKMMEDLVPRSAEIAMPFDPEAMRKISDHLPVIARFVTTE from the coding sequence ATGATACGCTTTCGTTTTACAATTCTGACAATTCTAGCCCTGACTTTGGGTGCCTGTTCCACATCTGAACATCTCTCACAAACAGCTCCGGAAATTATAAAATGGGAATCTGTTGCCACACCCACATGGTATGATGATAAAGCTCACGACACCATTTCAGTCGTAACATGGAATATTGAACATTTTGTGGATAAATTTGACAGTCCATATATCGACAACGACCGGGAGAATAATCCGCCGGAAGATATGGATGAACGCCGGGAGCTGTTTGCAGAGGCCATCAAAAAAATGGATGCCGATATCGTTGTTTTACAAGAAGTGGAAAGCGCGGCATATATGCAGGTTTTTGCTGAACAACACTTCCCGGACCTCAACTACCGCTATTTTACGGGGCGTGAAAGCAACGACTGGTATATGAATGTTGTGGTGATGAGCCGAATTCCACTCGGCATGCTTTACAGCTACGCCAATCCGGACTCATATATTGTCGATATCATGGACGATGACGGACAAGTTCAGCGACAGAACTTTACAAATAACCGTATGCTTTCTGTAGATGTACTGGTTAATCCGGACTACAGCTTTCTGCTTACTGGCTTACATTTGAAGGCAGGACGTGGCGAACGAAATGAAAACTGGCGAATTGGTCAGATTGATCTGCTTAGAGATCATTTTGAGTACCTGACAACCGTTCATCCCGACATGCGATTTTTAATAGCCGGAGACCTGAATATTTTACCAGGTGACCGCGAATTCCTTCATCTTTTAGGAGATGATGACTCCCCTATATTTATTGATCCGCTTTCAGATGTCGACTCTTTCACTCACACATCTGATAATCCCGTTCGCCAACTTGATCATTTGCTTCCCAACGAAAAGATGATGGAAGATCTCGTGCCGAGATCAGCAGAAATTGCAATGCCTTTTGATCCTGAAGCCATGCGTAAAATCAGTGACCACCTTCCGGTTATTGCCCGTTTTGTAACGACTGAATAA
- a CDS encoding M48 family metallopeptidase: MNIFTIIILAAILIDYMLGITSNLLNLKALDKSLPDEFEDVYDEETYAKSQEYTKVRTKFGFLTGTVDVLILLAFWFAGGFNWLDQWARGFEFGVIGTGLIFIGALVLGKIIISMPFGIYSTFVIEERFGFNKTTPGTFVMDRIKGLLLSLVIGAPLLAGIIAFFEYGGPWAWVYAWLAVTAFSLVMQYVAPTWIMPLFNKFEPLEDGELRQAIEEYAESVDFPLQGVYVMDGSKRSSKSNAFFTGFGKNKRIALFDTLIEKHTTEELVAVLAHEIGHYKKKHIIKNMGISILQTGIMFALLSIFLQVPALFDAFYMDEMSVYAGLLFFGLLYSPVETILGIGMQVLSRKYEYEADHYAATTIEKREAMIDALKKLSKDNLSNLTPHPFYVFLNYSHPPVLKRVETMRKI; encoded by the coding sequence ATGAACATTTTTACCATAATTATCCTGGCGGCCATTCTGATTGATTACATGCTGGGAATTACTTCCAATCTGCTCAACCTAAAAGCTCTTGATAAATCACTGCCTGATGAGTTTGAGGATGTCTACGATGAAGAGACCTATGCGAAATCCCAGGAGTATACTAAAGTGAGAACAAAGTTCGGTTTCCTGACCGGAACCGTTGATGTTTTGATCTTACTTGCTTTCTGGTTTGCCGGCGGATTTAACTGGCTTGATCAATGGGCAAGAGGATTTGAGTTTGGTGTGATCGGAACAGGGTTGATTTTTATCGGGGCTTTGGTTCTGGGAAAAATAATAATATCGATGCCGTTTGGAATCTACTCTACATTTGTAATAGAAGAACGCTTCGGCTTCAACAAAACCACACCGGGTACTTTTGTGATGGACCGGATAAAGGGCTTGTTACTATCCCTGGTGATCGGGGCGCCGCTTCTGGCCGGAATCATTGCATTCTTTGAGTATGGCGGGCCATGGGCGTGGGTTTACGCGTGGCTTGCTGTTACAGCGTTTTCTCTCGTAATGCAGTACGTGGCCCCAACATGGATCATGCCGCTATTTAATAAGTTTGAACCGCTGGAGGATGGGGAGCTTCGTCAAGCCATTGAAGAGTATGCCGAAAGTGTGGACTTTCCGTTGCAGGGAGTATATGTGATGGACGGGTCGAAGAGATCTTCAAAATCGAACGCCTTTTTTACCGGTTTTGGCAAAAACAAACGAATCGCATTGTTTGATACGCTTATCGAAAAGCACACAACTGAAGAGTTGGTGGCGGTGCTGGCTCATGAGATTGGTCACTACAAGAAGAAACATATCATCAAAAATATGGGGATTTCCATCCTCCAAACCGGAATCATGTTTGCCCTGCTATCGATATTTCTACAGGTACCGGCGCTGTTTGATGCATTCTACATGGATGAAATGAGCGTCTATGCCGGACTTCTTTTCTTTGGTCTGCTCTACTCACCTGTAGAAACAATTCTCGGAATTGGAATGCAGGTATTAAGTCGAAAATATGAGTATGAGGCGGATCATTACGCGGCTACAACCATCGAAAAAAGGGAGGCTATGATCGATGCTTTGAAAAAATTGTCTAAAGACAATCTGAGTAATCTCACACCGCATCCATTCTATGTATTCCTAAACTATTCGCATCCACCGGTTCTGAAGAGAGTAGAAACGATGCGCAAGATATGA